From Malaciobacter mytili LMG 24559:
ATACTGAAAAAACAAAAATAAAAAATGAAGTAGAAAGAATCTATGAATATATTAGTTTTCATAAATCAAATAGTGAAAATGAACTAAAAGAACTTATAAAAAATCAAGTGGAAGAAGCTCATTTTATGATGAGTGGAATTTATGAAACTTATAAAAATGAAAAATCAAAAGATGAAATCATAAAAATAATCAAAGCCTCTTTAAATAAGATGAGATATTTAGATGGAAGAGGATATTTTTATATCTATGATTTAAAAGGAAATAATATTTTTCATCCCATATTAAAGTTTTTAGAGGGTAAAAGTTTATGGGAGTATAGAGATATTACGGGAAAATTGATTATTCAAAATGGTATAAAAATATTAAAAGAGAAAAAAGAAACCTTTGATGAGTGGTATTGGGAAGAACCAACTACAAAAAAAGTAAAAAGAAAAATCGGTTTTCATAAAATGTTTGAACCTTATAATATTTTTATAGGTTCAGGAGAATATATAGAAGATTTTGAAGAAGAGTTAAAAGATAAAATCTTAGAATATATTGGAAAAATCAAATATATAGATAATCAAGGTATAACTATTATAAATCAAATAGGAACAATTTTAACACATACAAATAAAGACTTAATTGGAAAAAATGTATTTAATTTAAAAAACTCAAAAGATTTTAGTATTTATAAAGAGATAATTGCTTTATCTAAAACTCAAAGTGGTTATTTAAGCTATGAAGATACTAGCCTTATAAATAAAACAGAATTTATAAATAAAATTAGTTATATAAAAGCCTTAGAAAATTGGAATTGGATTATCTTTAGTTCTTTTTATAAAGATTCAGTAAATAAGCAAATACAAGATAGAGTTGAAAATTTAGAAAAAGATGATAAGCAAACAGTTACTTCTTTTATCGTTTTAGCAATAATTTTAACTTTATTGATGCTTCTAATTTCTTATAGAATTACTAAAATTTTAGAAAAAAACTTTTTAGAATATAGAAAAAGAATTTTAGAAAAAATTGAAGAAAATCGTGAAAAAGATAATATACTAGCACAACAATCAAAAATGGCAGCTATGGGAGAAATGATAGCAAATATTGCCCATCAATGGAAACAACCCCTTTCGGTTATTTCAACTGCTGTTACAGGTTTGAAATTTGAAAAAGAGATGGGACTTTTAAAAGATGAAGATTTTAATAGGGGATTAGATAGTATTTATAACTCTGTTATTCATCTTTCTTCTACAATAGATGATTTTAGAAACTTTTTTAAACCTAATAAAGAAAAAAAAGTATTTGATTTAAAAAATATAGTAGAAAAAACTTCAAAATTAATTAGTTCTCAATTTGATATTTATAATATTTATTTTGTAAAAAATATTCAAAATGTAAAAATATTTGGTCAAGAAAATGAACTAGTTCAAGTAATGATAAATCTTTTAAATAATGCTAAAGATGCTTTAAAAGATAAAGAAGGGAAAAGACTTATATTTATTGATATTTATAAAGAAGATAAAAAAGCTTTTATTGTTATAAAGGATACAGCAGGTGGAATTCCTTCAAAAAATATAAATAAAATATTTAATGCTTATTTTACAACAAAGGGTGAAGAGGGTACTGGTATAGGACTTTATATGTCAAAAAATATTATAGAAAAAAGCTTTGAGTCTACTATTAAAGTAGAAAATAGCACCTTTATATATGAAAAAGAGCAGTTTTCAGGTGCTAAATTTACTATAGCTTTTTCTTGTGTGGAAGATTAGTTTAAATACTCTTGCAAATCTTTATGTTCTTCCAATACAAAAGCACTATTTTTATTAATATTTGTACCTCTTTTTGCTTCATGAATTAAAATATATCCTTCAAGGGAATTTCTTTTATATTCAAAAGCATTTTGTTCTGCAACTTCTGCTTCTAAAACTTTATATGAGTTATAGCTATTTAAAGATAAAAGATACTCTTTAATTGAAGAAGAACAAACAATAGCCACATCTATATTATTATCCAATAGAGTTTTTAACTCATCCCAAGTTTCAACTAATTTACCTTTATTTAAACCTGCCCTTGAGTAAATTAATGTGTAGTTTGCAGGAACTTTTTTCCTATTTTTTAAAATATTATATTTTGTATAATCAAAAAATTGAACATCTGGAAAAAGTTGCATAATATTTTGATACTCTTTTTCTTTATAAGTAAAACTCTCTTTTTCCCATAAAATATCTGAAGTTTTATTTAATTGAATTAATAGTTTAAAATTCTCTTTTTTTGCTTTTCTTTGTAGAGTTTTTATCTCTTTTATTAATTTTTCAAAAAAATCATCTTTTTGAACTAAAAACAAAAAAGTTCTTTTTATTCTTGCTTGTTTAATTTTATTTTTACTAAAGTGAGAGTTTTGAAATAATCCATTATGATAAATACAGGCAGTTACACAGCCATTTGTAGCATTTTTACATAAGTTGATTTTACTTAAATTAATAGCCTTATTATCGTATTGTATACCATACATAGGTGCATGCATTATATTTTTTTGTGCAGCTAAATATAGTGTAGCTAATATTGTATTTCCTTCAATTTTTTTTGATAATAGATTTGTTGTATTGTAGTTATATTGCAAAACTTTTCCTTTTAAAGATTAAGTAGGGCGCGTATTATATAAAGATAAAGTTAAATAACATATAATAGAGTTATAAAAGGGTTAGAATGAAAAGAGTATTATTATATTGTTGAACAACTTGCTAATGAACTTATAAACCTTTCTTTTGATGTATTTAAGAGTACTTCTTATGAAGAATCAATCAATAAATATCTAAAAGAAAATTATGATTTTATTATTATTGATTTAGATACTTTTGATGCGCCAAAATTTTTAAATAAAATATTAAAATTAAATCCTAAACAAAGAATTATTAATCTAAGCAACTCTTTAGAACTTACAACTAAAGAAGGTTGTGAAACATGTATAAAAAATTATAATAAAAAAAGATTACTTAAGCCATATGATTTAAGAATGATTTATGATTATTTAATAAACTTTGATGAAAGAGTTTGTTTAGATTACAACAAAGATTTAGAAAGTAGAAAATTATCCCATGCTTTAAGTGAAATTTCTGAATTTGAGAGTTTTAAAATAAAAGAAGATGAACTGCTGATTTTTTTAGAAGAGCAAGATAAAAATGCTTTAACTTTAAGGGAGTTTTTCTTAATTATTGAAATTTTAAATAAATATGAAATTAATTATAAAATATTAGAACAATATAGCTTGCAAATATTAAGGAATTAGATGACTAATCAAGTTTTAAAAGAAGATATTTATAAGTATTTAAATATTGCAAAAGGCATATATGTAGTTTTAGAAGTAGATTCTACAATACTTTTTGCAAATGATTATGCATGTAATTTATTGGGTGTTCCTTTAGAAAAACTAGTAGGTATGAAGTGGATTGAACATTTTTTACCAGAAGAACTTAAAACTTATATATCAAATGTATTTATTGAAATTTCTAAAAAAAATATGCAAATTAACGAATATGTTGAAAATGAAATTATTACTTTAAATGGAGAAAAAAAATTTATCTCTTGGAGAAACTCTTATATTGAAGAAAATAAAAAAGTTTCAAAAATTGTATGTTTTGGTGAAGATATTGCAGAAAAAAGAGAAATTCAAAAATATATTGAAGAAAAAGAAGAGAGACTTAAAGCAATATTTGATTTTTCACCTTTAGGAATTTTAATCTCAGATAAAACAGGAAAAATGATAGAAGCTAACTTATCTTTTTTAAATATGTTAGGCTATTGTCAAGATGAGATAATTGGCAAATCTTATTTAGATATTACTCATAAAGATATAATTAGTTTAAATGAAGAGTATTTTAATAAACTTATTGATAATGAAATAGGAATGTATAAAATTACTAAAAAATATATAACAAAAAATAATGAACTAATTTGGGGAAATGTAACAGTATCTACAATAAAAGATGATTATAATGAGATTTTATATGTTTTAGCAATAATAGAAGATATTACTGAGATGAAAAAAAGAGAAGAAGATATTATTGCTCAAAGAAAATTTCTACATACTATTATCGATGAAAATCCAAATATTATTATGGTAAAAGATTATGATGGGAAGTTTGTTTTAGCAAATCAAGCTATAGCAAAACTTTATAATACCACTACTGAGAACCTAATTGGTAAAACAGATGAAGATTTTAATCCAAATAAAGAACAAGTTGAACATTATTTATCAAATGTTAGGGAAATAATGCATTCAGATGAAACAAAAGTAGTATATGAAGAATCAACAGATAGCTTAACAGGAAAAGTAAAATATTATCAATCTATTAAAAAACCAATAGTTGATAAATATGGTAATAAACAGATTTTAATTATTGCAAATGATATTACAGAGATAAAAGAGACACAAAAAAAATTAAAAGATAATGAAGAGATGATTCATCATCAATCAAAAATGGCAGCTATGGGTGAAATGCTTGAAAATATTGCTCACCAATGGAGACAACCTTTATCTGTAATTACAACAAGTGCAAGTAGCGTAAAAATTCATAAAGAGATGGAAACTTTAACAGATGAGTTTTTAGATGAGGTATTAGATGCAATAGTAAAATCAGGAAATCATCTTTCTCAAACAATTGATGATTTTAGAGACTTTTTCAAACCAGATAAAGAAAAAGTTGAATTTAATATAGCAATTACATATAAAAAAGCGTTATTTTTAGTAAGTTCAAAATTAAAAAATAGAGAAATTAAAATTATTGAAAATATTAAAGATATAAAACTATATGGTTTTGATAATGAATTAATTCAAGTAATTATGAATCTTATAAATAATGCAAGAGATGCCTTAGAAGAGAAAAAAATAGAATATAAACTTATTTTTATAGATATTTATAAAGATGAAGAAAATAATGCAGTATTGAAAATATTGGATAATGCAGGAGGAATCCCTGTTAATATTATTGGAAAAATTTTTGACCCTTACTTTACAACAAAACACAAAAGTTTAGGTACAGGAATAGGCCTTTATATGTGTGAAGAGATTTTAGTAAAACATATGAATGGACAAATTCGTGTAAAAAATAAAGAGTATGAATATAAAAATAAGCAATATAAAGGTGCAGAGTTTACTTTAAAAATACCTATTTTAGAAAAACAAGAGGAGATATAAACTCCTTTTGTTTTAATCTTTAAAGTTTTCTATTAACTCTTTTGCTTTTTGTAAAGCTTTATCACTACTTTCTTTATCAAAAGTTAAGGCAACAGCCATTCTTCTTCCCACATGGCTTTGTGGTTTTCCAAATACTCTTACGAAAGAAGTTTTAGTAAATACATTTTCTTGTATATCAATTACAGGATTAAAAGTATCTCCTTTTGCTTTATATGCAGCACTTGCTCCTGCTCCATAATCTATAAAATCTAAAGGTAAGCCTAATACTGCTCTTACATGTAAAGCAAACTCACTTTGAGATTGTGTAATCATAGTAACCATACCAGTATCATGAGGTCTAGGGCTTACTTC
This genomic window contains:
- a CDS encoding GP88 family protein — translated: MQYNYNTTNLLSKKIEGNTILATLYLAAQKNIMHAPMYGIQYDNKAINLSKINLCKNATNGCVTACIYHNGLFQNSHFSKNKIKQARIKRTFLFLVQKDDFFEKLIKEIKTLQRKAKKENFKLLIQLNKTSDILWEKESFTYKEKEYQNIMQLFPDVQFFDYTKYNILKNRKKVPANYTLIYSRAGLNKGKLVETWDELKTLLDNNIDVAIVCSSSIKEYLLSLNSYNSYKVLEAEVAEQNAFEYKRNSLEGYILIHEAKRGTNINKNSAFVLEEHKDLQEYLN
- a CDS encoding PAS domain S-box protein, producing MTNQVLKEDIYKYLNIAKGIYVVLEVDSTILFANDYACNLLGVPLEKLVGMKWIEHFLPEELKTYISNVFIEISKKNMQINEYVENEIITLNGEKKFISWRNSYIEENKKVSKIVCFGEDIAEKREIQKYIEEKEERLKAIFDFSPLGILISDKTGKMIEANLSFLNMLGYCQDEIIGKSYLDITHKDIISLNEEYFNKLIDNEIGMYKITKKYITKNNELIWGNVTVSTIKDDYNEILYVLAIIEDITEMKKREEDIIAQRKFLHTIIDENPNIIMVKDYDGKFVLANQAIAKLYNTTTENLIGKTDEDFNPNKEQVEHYLSNVREIMHSDETKVVYEESTDSLTGKVKYYQSIKKPIVDKYGNKQILIIANDITEIKETQKKLKDNEEMIHHQSKMAAMGEMLENIAHQWRQPLSVITTSASSVKIHKEMETLTDEFLDEVLDAIVKSGNHLSQTIDDFRDFFKPDKEKVEFNIAITYKKALFLVSSKLKNREIKIIENIKDIKLYGFDNELIQVIMNLINNARDALEEKKIEYKLIFIDIYKDEENNAVLKILDNAGGIPVNIIGKIFDPYFTTKHKSLGTGIGLYMCEEILVKHMNGQIRVKNKEYEYKNKQYKGAEFTLKIPILEKQEEI
- a CDS encoding sensor histidine kinase, which codes for MLSEKEKSILKIIKLFPLFLIITFSIICSYIFFIEHNKHYVKETNALKEKFIYTEKTKIKNEVERIYEYISFHKSNSENELKELIKNQVEEAHFMMSGIYETYKNEKSKDEIIKIIKASLNKMRYLDGRGYFYIYDLKGNNIFHPILKFLEGKSLWEYRDITGKLIIQNGIKILKEKKETFDEWYWEEPTTKKVKRKIGFHKMFEPYNIFIGSGEYIEDFEEELKDKILEYIGKIKYIDNQGITIINQIGTILTHTNKDLIGKNVFNLKNSKDFSIYKEIIALSKTQSGYLSYEDTSLINKTEFINKISYIKALENWNWIIFSSFYKDSVNKQIQDRVENLEKDDKQTVTSFIVLAIILTLLMLLISYRITKILEKNFLEYRKRILEKIEENREKDNILAQQSKMAAMGEMIANIAHQWKQPLSVISTAVTGLKFEKEMGLLKDEDFNRGLDSIYNSVIHLSSTIDDFRNFFKPNKEKKVFDLKNIVEKTSKLISSQFDIYNIYFVKNIQNVKIFGQENELVQVMINLLNNAKDALKDKEGKRLIFIDIYKEDKKAFIVIKDTAGGIPSKNINKIFNAYFTTKGEEGTGIGLYMSKNIIEKSFESTIKVENSTFIYEKEQFSGAKFTIAFSCVED